The following coding sequences lie in one Acidobacteriota bacterium genomic window:
- a CDS encoding isoprenylcysteine carboxylmethyltransferase family protein, which yields MKTGLQTVLFWSFFLLVMPWALIEVERALGIPRLSFSLPPAIPWTVFALAGTLGLLSGATMAVAGLGTPLPMDGARRLVTTGPYAHIRNPMTVAGLTQGACVGVWLHSPLTLAYVLAGGMIWNFFVRPIEERYLEAEFGAPFRRYREAVPCWWFRLRAYEPTDRPGT from the coding sequence GTGAAGACGGGGCTGCAGACGGTGCTCTTTTGGAGCTTCTTTCTGCTGGTCATGCCGTGGGCGCTGATCGAGGTCGAGCGGGCGCTGGGCATTCCCCGGCTCTCCTTCAGCCTTCCTCCGGCGATTCCCTGGACGGTGTTCGCCCTGGCGGGAACCCTCGGACTGCTCAGCGGCGCGACCATGGCAGTAGCGGGCTTGGGAACGCCCCTACCGATGGACGGAGCCCGGCGGCTGGTCACCACCGGACCCTACGCCCACATCCGCAACCCCATGACCGTCGCGGGGCTGACCCAAGGAGCCTGCGTCGGCGTTTGGCTGCACTCGCCGCTGACCCTGGCGTACGTGCTGGCGGGCGGTATGATCTGGAACTTCTTCGTGCGCCCCATCGAGGAACGGTACCTGGAAGCCGAGTTCGGTGCGCCGTTTCGGAGGTACCGAGAAGCGGTACCCTGCTGGTGGTTCCGCCTGCGGGCCTACGAACCGACGGATCGCCCGGGCACCTAA
- a CDS encoding cyclic peptide export ABC transporter: MRILRFLLRRAPGPLFVAVLAGLLSGSSSAGLLAMIHSIVEEPEAAAGSLRVIWGFVGLLALVAVSRVVSDVLLVRLGQRLVLELQVQLTRSILATPLGRLEQLGSHRLLATLTHDVGAISEGMVQIPTLSVGSSIILGCLVYLGWLSPPLLLMLLAVMAVGIVTYQLPLLAGERRFAQAREEQDVLFNRFRSLTEGIQELKLHRRRAHAFVGLVEACSRGLFRLHVAAMTIFSAAASWGALLFFVVIGVLALGGAAWLGVDNRAILGYTIILLYMMNPLQGVLNSLPTFGQASVALQKVEHLQLSLEQPVTTERPRAESSLAWDTLHLRGVSYDYGDADGRFVLGPLDLTFEPGELVFLVGGNGSGKTTFLRILVGLYPPSGGELRLGDRALDPSEMEEYRQLFSTVFAVPHLFDALLGLDDPHLDEKAAEYLRQLELEGIVEVAGGELSTTSLSQGQRKRVALLTAYLEDRPVYVFDEWAADQDPHFREIFYRRILPDLQNRGKTIFVISHDDRYYNLADRILKLDYGKVVYDGGYEESPYALGVG; the protein is encoded by the coding sequence GTGAGAATTCTTCGTTTCCTTCTTCGCCGAGCCCCGGGTCCGCTCTTCGTCGCGGTGCTGGCCGGCTTGCTCAGTGGTTCCAGCAGCGCCGGGCTGCTGGCCATGATCCACTCCATCGTCGAGGAGCCGGAGGCCGCCGCTGGTTCGCTGCGGGTGATTTGGGGCTTCGTCGGCCTGCTGGCGCTGGTGGCGGTGAGCCGGGTGGTCTCCGACGTCCTGTTGGTGCGCCTCGGCCAGCGCCTGGTGCTGGAGCTCCAGGTGCAGCTCACCCGCTCGATCCTCGCCACCCCCCTGGGCCGCCTGGAGCAGCTGGGCAGCCACCGCCTGCTGGCCACCCTCACCCATGACGTCGGCGCCATCAGCGAGGGCATGGTGCAGATCCCCACCTTGAGCGTCGGCAGCTCCATCATCCTCGGCTGTCTGGTCTACCTGGGCTGGCTGTCACCGCCGCTCCTGCTGATGCTGCTGGCGGTGATGGCGGTGGGCATCGTCACCTACCAGCTGCCGCTGCTGGCGGGGGAGCGCCGCTTCGCCCAGGCCCGGGAAGAGCAGGACGTGCTCTTCAACCGCTTCCGCTCCCTCACCGAAGGCATTCAGGAGCTCAAGCTCCACCGCCGCCGCGCCCACGCCTTCGTCGGCCTGGTGGAAGCCTGCAGCCGCGGCCTCTTCCGCCTCCACGTCGCCGCCATGACCATCTTCAGCGCCGCCGCCAGCTGGGGAGCGCTGCTCTTCTTCGTGGTCATCGGCGTCCTGGCCCTGGGCGGCGCCGCCTGGCTGGGCGTCGACAACCGCGCCATCCTCGGCTACACCATCATCCTGCTCTACATGATGAATCCCCTCCAGGGGGTGCTCAACTCGCTGCCCACCTTCGGCCAGGCCTCGGTAGCGTTGCAGAAGGTGGAGCATCTCCAGCTCTCCCTGGAGCAGCCCGTCACCACCGAGAGGCCGCGGGCGGAGTCCTCCCTAGCCTGGGACACGCTGCACCTCCGCGGCGTCAGCTACGACTACGGTGACGCCGACGGCCGCTTTGTGCTGGGGCCTCTCGATCTAACCTTCGAGCCTGGCGAGCTGGTCTTCCTGGTGGGCGGCAACGGCAGCGGCAAGACCACCTTCCTGCGCATCCTGGTGGGCCTCTACCCGCCCAGCGGCGGCGAGCTGCGGCTCGGCGACCGGGCTTTGGATCCGTCGGAGATGGAGGAGTACCGTCAGCTCTTCTCGACGGTCTTCGCCGTCCCCCATCTTTTTGACGCCCTACTCGGTCTCGACGATCCTCATCTGGACGAGAAGGCGGCGGAGTACCTGCGCCAGCTGGAGCTCGAAGGCATCGTCGAAGTCGCCGGCGGCGAGCTCTCCACCACCTCCCTCTCCCAAGGCCAGCGAAAACGCGTCGCCCTCCTCACCGCCTACTTGGAAGACCGCCCGGTCTACGTCTTCGACGAATGGGCCGCCGACCAAGACCCCCACTTCCGCGAGATCTTCTACCGCCGCATCCTCCCGGACCTCCAAAACCGCGGCAAAACCATCTTCGTCATCAGCCACGACGACCGCTACTACAACCTCGCCGACCGCATCCTCAAGCTGGACTACGGCAAGGTGGTGTACGACGGGGGGTACGAAGAGTCCCCCTACGCGTTGGGTGTTGGCTGA
- a CDS encoding sulfatase-like hydrolase/transferase yields MRSELKYLALVLCLLWSAPSLYGQSDSPNIVFIMLDDLGWADVGVNGGTNPTPEMDTLASQGFNFTNYHTMGARCSPTRASVLTGLDPITFGIDVGVPDDAPRSIPSTIPTLPQVLALPNIDYATWHIGKWHLGILEPHHGPCGMGFERSRRLIRDDRTDPEVEFECAVTLTFQDSHATQVLTDEAIDFFEDHLINVDPRPFFLNLWYWAPHTPLDPPPVITASVPPEDRHKYLPEYCPPGIEDPQGDTEERQNFDALVCFVDYQIGRLVDKLEELDLMSDTLFIVTSDNGGTHQSWHGPNGPFRGSKPETFEGGIRAPLIVRWDGNLAANQEDDSLLYSFDWFPTFFDLGGGDPLSLPVDGRSFASLLKGGTYSPQSIPRFWESRFSKSEFQSTSNVLNWGAMRQDQWKLVVEPTVGGDHHTYLFNIDLDPYEQSDLSLAEPLITSWLYQEYMLWRKEQSRIPLTPTASSTNAGVTVTTDPNSGEDIYQFDGTDGLLHLTYDERKNFHDTHFSFVVDVKPDQTNVKQMLASSQGAWKLVLRPDGTVALNITGENNGPNTILVSGQPIASGQWHRVAFTVRNWWRGGSAASTVRLFVGNQPIVETNLIVPAETSPRPVSLGAKQFTYEFPFAGEMKNFSLHTMDLYPQQIR; encoded by the coding sequence ATGCGCAGCGAACTCAAATATCTTGCACTAGTGCTCTGTCTACTTTGGTCTGCCCCGAGTCTCTATGGTCAGTCGGATTCACCGAATATCGTTTTCATCATGCTCGACGATCTGGGTTGGGCGGACGTGGGAGTCAACGGAGGCACTAACCCGACGCCGGAGATGGATACTCTGGCATCTCAGGGCTTTAATTTTACGAACTACCACACTATGGGGGCTCGTTGCAGTCCCACGCGAGCTTCAGTCCTTACCGGCCTCGACCCTATTACCTTCGGCATCGACGTAGGAGTTCCGGACGACGCTCCTCGCTCGATCCCCTCCACTATTCCGACCCTTCCTCAAGTTCTAGCGCTGCCGAACATCGACTATGCAACCTGGCATATCGGCAAATGGCACTTGGGCATTCTAGAGCCTCATCATGGGCCCTGCGGCATGGGCTTTGAGCGCTCCCGCCGCTTGATTCGGGATGACCGGACCGATCCGGAGGTCGAATTCGAATGTGCGGTGACTCTAACCTTTCAAGATAGCCACGCCACCCAGGTGCTGACCGACGAAGCGATAGATTTCTTCGAGGACCATTTGATCAACGTAGACCCTCGTCCTTTCTTCCTCAATCTCTGGTACTGGGCTCCCCACACGCCCTTGGACCCGCCCCCGGTCATCACCGCCTCGGTGCCTCCTGAGGATCGGCACAAATATCTGCCGGAATATTGTCCCCCGGGGATCGAGGACCCGCAGGGCGACACTGAGGAACGGCAGAACTTCGACGCTCTCGTCTGTTTTGTCGACTATCAGATCGGTCGCTTGGTGGACAAGCTGGAAGAGCTGGATCTAATGAGCGACACGCTCTTCATCGTTACCAGCGACAACGGCGGGACCCATCAGTCTTGGCATGGCCCCAATGGACCTTTCCGAGGCTCCAAGCCCGAGACCTTCGAGGGAGGAATCCGCGCCCCCCTGATCGTCCGTTGGGATGGGAACTTGGCTGCGAACCAGGAAGACGATTCGCTGCTCTACAGCTTCGATTGGTTCCCGACCTTCTTCGACCTCGGCGGCGGTGACCCTCTGTCCTTGCCCGTTGACGGGCGCAGCTTCGCTTCGCTGCTCAAAGGAGGGACCTATTCTCCCCAATCCATCCCTCGCTTTTGGGAGTCCCGGTTTTCTAAGAGCGAATTCCAGTCGACCAGCAACGTTCTAAACTGGGGCGCGATGCGCCAAGACCAGTGGAAGCTCGTAGTCGAGCCGACTGTGGGAGGGGATCATCATACGTATCTGTTCAATATTGACCTGGATCCTTACGAGCAATCGGACCTTTCGCTTGCCGAGCCGCTCATTACCTCGTGGCTCTATCAGGAATACATGCTGTGGAGAAAGGAGCAGTCGAGGATCCCTTTGACTCCCACCGCTAGCTCGACGAATGCAGGAGTGACGGTGACCACCGATCCCAATTCCGGAGAGGACATCTATCAATTCGACGGCACCGATGGCCTACTTCATCTGACTTACGACGAGCGGAAGAATTTTCATGACACCCACTTCAGCTTCGTGGTCGATGTCAAGCCGGATCAAACCAACGTCAAGCAGATGCTCGCTTCGAGCCAAGGGGCCTGGAAGCTTGTGCTGCGCCCGGATGGCACCGTTGCCCTCAACATTACGGGAGAGAACAACGGGCCGAATACGATTCTCGTCAGCGGTCAGCCCATTGCATCTGGGCAATGGCACCGAGTGGCCTTCACCGTCCGCAACTGGTGGCGAGGTGGTAGTGCTGCGAGTACCGTCCGGCTTTTCGTCGGCAACCAGCCCATCGTCGAGACGAACTTGATCGTCCCGGCGGAAACCAGTCCCCGCCCCGTCAGTTTGGGGGCCAAGCAATTCACCTATGAGTTTCCCTTTGCTGGGGAGATGAAGAATTTCTCGCTCCACACCATGGATCTGTACCCTCAGCAGATCCGCTAA
- a CDS encoding ADOP family duplicated permease: MLSKDLQHALRSLARRPAFTGLVVAVLALCIGGSALMLSAVNALGINPLPYEDAEDLVVLQETYLPSGGVAYSPSYRNAQDWDEQNEVFEEMASFMHYRYRVMFTGSAAERLRVNYTEAKYFRLLGVETAQGRTWTDEEDRQGAAVALISHRLWRDRFREAEDILEQNISLDGGTYAIIGVLPEDYVDIPLSFEDHAPHQPVDLWMPLTTTTEVFGPGVLEDRMSKSMGGILARLKPGVSLEASREEMDRIAGVLAQEYPVNEEYGALVNSLKWYVFGNLDRTLNLLFAGSLFVLLIGCINVGSLILVRAHNRHRELALRSALGASRRQLMRQVLLEGLLLALAGGAVGCLLAVWGAQVMPAALALPPLVSVEVDLTVLAVLAALTLLTSLVVTLPAALRVGGLELMDSLRPAGGREQGSSALSRSLRPLLVVEIATAVVLLVAAGLLWKSFQDLHQRGMNYDSENLTAMRLELVGDEVADWSNVFARYRQILEAARDLPATEDALLWYPGIPGINGTILEVYPEGQSPEDGRLQADLHLVSADALAALGIPLIKGREINSGDDTQATRAAVISDGFAELMWPGQEAIGKRFRGRVEAPWTTVVGVYPQEALAYRLSGESNPTVLLSMSQLGPANFALLVRSSAPPGEVARQLREMVTSISPSIPVFDIATIEQRLRAEEEEERFSTTLMGLYAGLALVLTILGVYGTLSYSVARRTHELGIRRALGAQKGQLFQLVFGNAAVLLVMGLGLGLFAAWALARVLSDLLEGVLHFDLTTYFLVSLVIATVVLVASYFPARRAIQVDPLIALKEE; the protein is encoded by the coding sequence ATGCTGAGCAAAGATCTTCAACACGCCCTCCGTTCGCTGGCCCGCCGGCCGGCCTTCACCGGCCTCGTGGTCGCCGTCCTTGCCCTGTGCATCGGCGGCAGCGCGCTGATGCTCAGCGCGGTCAACGCCCTGGGCATCAATCCCCTGCCCTATGAGGACGCAGAAGATCTCGTGGTGTTGCAGGAGACCTACCTGCCCAGCGGCGGCGTGGCCTACAGCCCGTCCTACCGCAACGCTCAGGATTGGGACGAGCAGAACGAGGTCTTCGAGGAGATGGCGTCGTTCATGCACTACCGCTACCGAGTGATGTTCACCGGCAGCGCGGCGGAGCGGCTGCGGGTCAATTACACCGAGGCGAAGTATTTCCGCCTGCTGGGGGTGGAGACCGCCCAGGGCCGCACCTGGACCGATGAGGAGGACCGCCAGGGAGCGGCGGTGGCGCTGATCAGCCATCGCCTGTGGCGCGACCGCTTCCGGGAGGCGGAGGACATCCTGGAGCAGAACATCTCCCTGGACGGCGGTACCTACGCCATCATCGGCGTGCTGCCGGAAGACTACGTGGACATTCCCCTCTCCTTCGAGGACCACGCGCCGCACCAGCCGGTGGATCTGTGGATGCCCCTCACTACCACCACCGAGGTCTTCGGACCCGGCGTGCTGGAAGACCGCATGTCGAAGTCCATGGGCGGCATCCTGGCCCGGCTGAAGCCCGGCGTCAGCCTGGAGGCCAGCCGCGAGGAGATGGACCGCATCGCCGGAGTCCTGGCTCAGGAGTACCCGGTCAACGAGGAGTACGGAGCGCTGGTCAACAGCCTCAAATGGTACGTCTTCGGCAACCTCGACCGCACCCTCAACCTGCTCTTCGCCGGCTCCCTCTTCGTGCTGCTCATCGGCTGCATCAACGTCGGCAGCCTGATCCTGGTGCGCGCCCACAACCGCCACCGGGAGCTGGCTCTGCGCTCCGCCCTCGGCGCCAGCCGCCGCCAGCTGATGCGCCAGGTGCTGCTGGAGGGGCTGCTGCTGGCGCTGGCCGGCGGCGCCGTAGGCTGCCTGCTGGCGGTGTGGGGAGCTCAGGTGATGCCCGCCGCCCTGGCCCTGCCGCCGCTGGTGAGCGTCGAGGTGGACCTGACGGTGCTGGCGGTGCTGGCGGCTCTGACCCTGCTCACCAGCCTGGTGGTGACCCTGCCGGCGGCGTTGCGGGTGGGCGGCCTGGAGCTGATGGACAGCCTGCGCCCCGCCGGCGGCCGGGAGCAAGGCTCCTCAGCCCTCAGCCGCAGCCTGCGCCCCCTGCTGGTGGTGGAGATCGCCACCGCCGTGGTGCTGCTGGTGGCGGCGGGGCTGCTGTGGAAGAGCTTCCAGGATCTGCACCAGCGGGGCATGAACTACGACAGCGAGAATCTCACCGCCATGCGCCTGGAGCTGGTGGGGGACGAGGTGGCGGATTGGTCCAACGTCTTCGCCCGCTACCGCCAGATCCTGGAGGCCGCCCGGGACCTCCCCGCCACCGAAGACGCCCTGCTCTGGTACCCCGGCATTCCGGGGATCAACGGCACCATCCTCGAGGTCTATCCCGAGGGACAATCGCCGGAGGATGGCCGGCTGCAGGCGGATCTGCACCTGGTCAGCGCCGACGCCCTGGCGGCGCTGGGCATCCCGCTGATCAAGGGCCGGGAGATCAACAGCGGCGACGACACCCAGGCGACCCGGGCGGCGGTGATCAGCGACGGCTTCGCCGAGCTCATGTGGCCGGGGCAGGAAGCCATCGGCAAGCGTTTCCGCGGCCGGGTGGAGGCACCCTGGACCACGGTGGTGGGGGTCTATCCCCAGGAGGCCCTGGCCTATCGGCTGAGCGGCGAGTCCAACCCCACCGTCCTGCTTTCCATGTCCCAGCTCGGTCCGGCCAACTTCGCCCTGCTGGTGCGCAGCTCCGCTCCCCCGGGGGAGGTCGCCCGCCAGCTGCGGGAGATGGTGACCAGCATCAGTCCGTCCATCCCCGTCTTCGACATCGCCACCATCGAGCAGCGGCTGCGGGCGGAGGAGGAAGAGGAGCGCTTCAGCACCACCCTCATGGGGCTCTACGCCGGCCTGGCGCTGGTGCTGACCATCCTCGGGGTCTACGGCACCCTCTCCTATTCGGTGGCCCGCCGCACCCACGAGCTAGGCATCCGGCGCGCCCTCGGCGCCCAGAAGGGCCAGCTCTTCCAGCTGGTCTTCGGCAACGCCGCGGTGCTGCTGGTGATGGGCCTGGGCCTCGGCCTCTTCGCCGCCTGGGCGCTGGCCCGGGTGCTCTCGGATCTCTTGGAAGGCGTGCTGCACTTCGATTTGACCACTTACTTCCTGGTTTCCCTTGTCATCGCCACCGTAGTCCTCGTCGCCAGCTATTTCCCGGCGCGGCGGGCCATCCAGGTGGATCCTCTGATCGCTTTGAAGGAAGAATGA
- a CDS encoding DinB family protein, producing MKIHDLQTLFDYSYWANEKLFRVIEQLSPDEFTRPVAGSYGSIRNTLVHVLSTERGWLERCGGPARGPKLEAAAYPTAASLIEEWRRVEGSVREFLAELDEEDLQRSAEYPGAGGAIRSMPVGELLHHTANHAVHHRGQVAVLLRELGYAPGNVDLLFYFAEQHGVKAW from the coding sequence ATGAAGATCCACGACCTCCAAACCCTCTTCGACTACAGCTACTGGGCCAACGAGAAGCTCTTCCGAGTCATCGAGCAGCTCTCCCCCGACGAGTTCACTCGCCCGGTGGCGGGGAGCTACGGCTCCATCCGCAACACCCTGGTGCACGTCCTGAGCACGGAGCGGGGCTGGCTGGAGCGCTGCGGAGGCCCGGCGCGGGGGCCCAAGCTGGAAGCGGCTGCCTATCCCACCGCTGCTTCCCTGATCGAAGAGTGGCGCCGGGTCGAGGGCTCCGTGCGCGAGTTTCTGGCTGAGCTAGACGAAGAAGATCTCCAACGCTCCGCCGAATACCCCGGAGCCGGCGGCGCCATCCGCTCCATGCCGGTAGGCGAGCTCCTGCACCACACCGCCAACCACGCGGTCCACCATCGCGGGCAGGTTGCGGTGCTGCTGCGGGAGTTAGGGTATGCGCCGGGGAATGTGGATCTGCTCTTCTACTTCGCCGAGCAACATGGCGTGAAGGCCTGGTAG